The following coding sequences lie in one Vibrio sp. BS-M-Sm-2 genomic window:
- a CDS encoding YggS family pyridoxal phosphate-dependent enzyme, with the protein MSSIQQNIEQITSQIRSAEQKCGRAPDSVQLLAVSKTKPIDAILEAALGGQVAFGENYVQEGVDKVKHFSEQHSNLNLEWHFIGPIQSNKTRPIAESFQWVHSIDRDKIAQRLNDQRPSELPPLQVLIQVNTSGEESKSGTSEETVFALAELISSLPNLTLRGLMSIPANVSDYQSQLNAFSQLAELKDKLAAKYSDIDTLSMGMSGDMDAAVEAGSTMVRIGTAIFGARDYAK; encoded by the coding sequence ATGAGTAGTATTCAACAAAATATCGAACAAATCACCTCACAGATTCGCAGTGCTGAGCAAAAGTGCGGACGAGCTCCAGACTCCGTGCAACTTTTAGCCGTCAGCAAAACTAAACCTATTGATGCAATTCTAGAAGCCGCACTTGGAGGCCAAGTTGCCTTTGGTGAAAACTATGTTCAAGAAGGTGTTGATAAAGTAAAACACTTTTCAGAACAACATTCTAACCTAAATTTAGAGTGGCATTTTATTGGTCCAATTCAATCCAATAAAACCCGCCCAATCGCGGAAAGCTTCCAATGGGTGCATTCCATCGATCGCGATAAGATCGCACAAAGGCTTAATGATCAACGTCCAAGCGAACTTCCACCTTTGCAAGTTTTGATTCAGGTAAACACCAGTGGTGAAGAGTCGAAGTCTGGAACGTCAGAAGAGACAGTTTTTGCACTCGCGGAGTTGATTTCATCGCTCCCCAACCTCACTTTAAGAGGATTGATGTCGATTCCTGCAAACGTATCTGACTATCAATCTCAGCTTAATGCATTTTCTCAACTGGCAGAGCTTAAAGACAAGCTAGCCGCGAAGTATTCAGACATTGATACCCTTTCGATGGGGATGAGTGGTGATATGGATGCAGCAGTTGAGGCTGGTAGCACAATGGTTCGCATTGGAACGGCTATTTTCGGCGCTCGTGATTACGCGAAATAG
- a CDS encoding type IV pilus twitching motility protein PilT gives MDITELLDFSVKHNASDLHLSAGVSPMVRIDGEVRKLGIPALSHADVHRLVFEIMSDSQRGEFEEKLEVDFSFELPNVGRFRVNAFNQARGCSAVFRTIPVEIPTLDQLGAPEIFEKIANYEKGLVLVTGPTGSGKSTTLAAMVDYVNRNHNKHILTIEDPIEFVHTNNKCLVNQREVHRDTHSFKAALRSALREDPDVILVGELRDQETISLALTAAETGHLVFGTLHTSSAAKTIDRIIDVFPGSDKDMVRSMLSESLRSVIAQKLLKRVGGGRIACHEIMMATPAIRNLIREDKVAQMYSIIQTGAAHGMQTMEQNAKQLMAQGLVDSEEVERKIEIETSMF, from the coding sequence ATGGATATCACTGAGTTACTAGATTTTAGTGTAAAGCATAACGCGTCAGATCTACATCTTTCTGCGGGTGTATCTCCAATGGTACGTATAGATGGTGAAGTAAGGAAGCTTGGAATCCCAGCTTTGAGTCATGCTGATGTGCATCGTTTGGTTTTTGAGATCATGAGCGATTCACAACGCGGTGAGTTTGAAGAAAAATTGGAAGTCGACTTCTCTTTTGAATTACCCAATGTTGGCCGTTTCCGTGTGAATGCTTTTAACCAAGCACGTGGTTGCTCAGCTGTCTTTCGAACAATCCCTGTAGAGATCCCAACTTTAGATCAGTTAGGTGCACCTGAGATCTTTGAAAAGATTGCTAACTACGAAAAAGGTTTAGTGCTTGTCACTGGCCCTACTGGTTCTGGTAAATCGACGACTCTCGCAGCGATGGTTGATTACGTAAACCGCAACCACAATAAACACATCCTGACGATCGAAGACCCAATTGAATTCGTTCATACCAACAATAAATGCCTTGTTAACCAGCGTGAAGTTCATCGTGATACTCACAGCTTTAAAGCAGCGCTGCGCAGCGCGTTACGTGAAGACCCAGACGTTATTCTTGTGGGTGAGCTTCGTGACCAAGAGACCATTAGCTTAGCGCTAACCGCAGCAGAAACTGGTCACTTGGTTTTTGGTACTTTGCATACCAGCTCCGCGGCTAAAACTATAGACCGTATTATCGATGTATTCCCGGGTAGCGACAAAGACATGGTGCGTTCAATGCTGTCCGAGTCGTTGCGCTCTGTGATTGCTCAGAAGCTGCTAAAGCGTGTTGGTGGCGGTCGTATCGCGTGTCATGAAATCATGATGGCGACACCTGCGATCCGAAACCTGATTCGTGAAGACAAGGTTGCTCAGATGTATTCGATCATTCAAACGGGTGCAGCACATGGTATGCAAACCATGGAGCAAAATGCGAAGCAGCTAATGGCTCAAGGCTTGGTTGATTCGGAAGAGGTCGAGAGAAAGATCGAAATTGAAACCTCAATGTTTTAA
- a CDS encoding PilT/PilU family type 4a pilus ATPase — protein sequence MELNQILEGMLSQKASDLYITVDAPILFRVDGELRPQGDKLNSAQVGQLLDAMMDQDRRDEYQQTREANFAIVRDFGRFRVSAFFQRELPGAVIRRIETNIPTFEQLKLPDVLQDLSIAKRGLVLVVGATGSGKSTSMAAMTGYRNTNRSGHILTVEDPIEFVHEHKKCIVTQREVGLDTESYEVALKNSLRQAPDMILIGEIRSRETMEYAMTFAETGHLCMATLHANNANQALERILHLVPKEQKEQFLFDLSMNLRGVVAQQLIRDKNGSGRHGVFEILLNSPRVSDLIRRGELHELKATMAKSKEIGMQTFDQALYDLVVAGKISEEDAFHSADSANDLRLMLKTRRGDDDYETGALAGVKIDMG from the coding sequence ATGGAATTGAATCAAATCCTTGAAGGGATGCTGTCTCAAAAAGCATCGGATCTTTATATCACCGTTGATGCGCCTATCCTTTTTCGTGTTGATGGTGAATTGCGACCTCAAGGAGATAAGCTGAATTCGGCTCAGGTCGGACAGTTGCTTGACGCGATGATGGATCAAGATCGACGCGATGAATATCAGCAAACGCGTGAGGCTAACTTTGCTATTGTGCGTGATTTTGGTCGTTTTCGTGTCAGTGCGTTTTTTCAGCGAGAGCTACCAGGAGCGGTCATTCGACGCATCGAGACTAACATCCCAACCTTTGAGCAATTAAAGCTTCCTGATGTACTACAGGACCTTTCAATTGCTAAGCGCGGACTTGTGCTGGTGGTTGGGGCGACTGGCTCTGGTAAATCGACCTCAATGGCTGCAATGACAGGCTATCGTAACACCAATCGTTCCGGTCATATATTGACGGTTGAAGACCCTATTGAATTTGTCCACGAACATAAAAAGTGCATCGTGACGCAACGTGAGGTTGGACTTGACACTGAGAGCTATGAAGTTGCGCTTAAGAACTCGTTACGCCAAGCACCAGATATGATTTTGATTGGTGAAATTCGTAGCCGTGAGACCATGGAATACGCGATGACTTTTGCTGAGACTGGTCACTTGTGTATGGCAACCTTGCACGCCAATAACGCTAACCAAGCGTTAGAGCGTATTCTCCACTTGGTGCCGAAAGAGCAGAAAGAACAGTTTTTGTTTGATCTGTCGATGAACCTACGTGGTGTCGTCGCTCAGCAACTCATCCGTGATAAGAATGGCAGCGGGCGTCATGGTGTGTTTGAGATTTTACTTAACAGCCCCCGAGTGTCTGACTTGATTCGTCGCGGTGAACTGCACGAGCTAAAAGCAACAATGGCGAAATCGAAAGAGATTGGTATGCAGACCTTTGATCAAGCTTTGTATGATTTAGTTGTAGCAGGTAAGATCAGCGAAGAGGATGCGTTTCACAGTGCTGACTCTGCTAATGACTTACGTTTGATGCTAAAAACCAGACGTGGAGATGATGACTACGAGACTGGTGCTTTGGCCGGGGTAAAGATAGACATGGGTTAG
- the ruvX gene encoding Holliday junction resolvase RuvX, producing MSRTIMAFDYGTKSIGSAIGQEITGTASPLKAFKAKDGIPNWDDIEKQIKEWQPNLIVVGLPTDLHGKDLATITPRAKKFANRLKGRFGVDVELHDERLSTAEARADLFDMGGYKALSKGNVDNQSAVVILESWFEAQYS from the coding sequence ATGTCACGAACAATTATGGCATTTGACTACGGAACAAAAAGTATCGGTAGTGCGATAGGACAAGAAATCACGGGCACCGCAAGCCCTCTAAAAGCCTTTAAAGCCAAAGATGGCATCCCCAACTGGGACGATATTGAAAAGCAAATAAAAGAGTGGCAGCCGAACCTTATTGTAGTTGGCCTTCCTACCGACCTTCATGGTAAAGATCTAGCAACCATCACACCTAGAGCAAAGAAGTTTGCCAACCGCCTAAAAGGGCGCTTTGGTGTCGATGTTGAACTGCATGATGAGAGATTATCAACCGCAGAAGCAAGAGCTGACCTTTTTGACATGGGTGGCTATAAAGCATTAAGTAAGGGTAATGTGGACAATCAGTCCGCTGTTGTTATTCTAGAAAGTTGGTTTGAAGCACAATATTCTTAA
- a CDS encoding YqgE/AlgH family protein — protein MNLTNHFLVAMPGMKDPYFQNSVIYLCEHNDEGAMGLMINAPIDVTVGSMLKQVEVDSEQPKSNQASLDKPVLNGGPVAEDRGFILHKPKGSYQSSINMTDQISVTTSKDILMVLGTEDEPMNYLVALGYAGWEPGQLETELTENSWLTVEADPKVIFDTPISDRWKVAVQMLGINAAQLSADAGHA, from the coding sequence ATGAATTTAACGAACCACTTTCTGGTTGCTATGCCCGGAATGAAAGACCCCTACTTTCAAAATTCGGTAATTTACCTTTGTGAACACAACGACGAAGGTGCGATGGGCTTAATGATCAACGCCCCTATTGATGTGACTGTCGGAAGCATGCTTAAACAAGTTGAGGTTGATTCTGAGCAGCCGAAATCCAACCAAGCAAGTCTTGATAAGCCAGTATTGAACGGTGGGCCGGTCGCAGAAGACCGTGGGTTTATTTTGCACAAACCTAAAGGCAGCTATCAATCCAGCATCAACATGACAGATCAAATCTCGGTAACAACCTCAAAAGATATCTTGATGGTGCTGGGCACAGAAGATGAGCCGATGAATTATTTAGTCGCACTTGGGTATGCAGGATGGGAACCGGGACAACTGGAAACCGAACTTACCGAGAACTCATGGTTAACCGTTGAAGCCGACCCGAAGGTCATCTTCGATACACCGATTTCTGACCGCTGGAAAGTCGCCGTGCAGATGTTAGGCATTAATGCGGCTCAGCTTTCAGCTGACGCTGGTCACGCCTAG
- the gshB gene encoding glutathione synthase, with protein sequence MIKLGIVMDPISSINIKKDSSFAMMLEAQRRGYEIHYMEMDDLHLDQGVAIADTKVVELKEDPNGWYEFKSEQTIALSDLDAVLMRKDPPFDTEYIYATYILERAEENGALIVNKPQSLRDCNEKLFTAWFPELTPTTIVTRKAEKIKEFREKHGDVILKPLDGMGGASIFRVKEGDPNVSVIIETLTNHGQNYAMAQTFVPDISNGDKRILVVDGEPMPYCLARIPAKGETRGNLAAGGTGEARPLSETDWAIARAVAPSLKEKGLIFVGLDVIGDKLTEINVTSPTCIREIEAAFDISVTGKLMDAIERRINAK encoded by the coding sequence ATGATCAAACTTGGCATCGTAATGGATCCAATTTCATCCATTAACATCAAAAAAGACTCTAGCTTTGCCATGATGCTTGAAGCTCAGCGTCGTGGTTATGAAATCCATTACATGGAAATGGATGATCTACACTTAGATCAAGGCGTAGCCATTGCTGACACTAAGGTTGTAGAACTAAAAGAAGATCCAAACGGTTGGTACGAATTCAAGTCAGAGCAGACAATCGCGCTATCTGATTTAGATGCAGTATTGATGCGTAAAGATCCTCCGTTTGATACTGAGTACATTTACGCGACCTACATTCTTGAGCGTGCTGAAGAAAACGGCGCACTGATCGTAAACAAGCCACAAAGCCTACGTGACTGTAACGAAAAGTTGTTCACGGCTTGGTTTCCAGAGCTAACACCAACTACCATCGTGACTCGTAAAGCTGAAAAGATTAAAGAGTTTCGTGAGAAGCATGGTGACGTGATCCTAAAACCACTTGATGGTATGGGTGGTGCATCTATCTTCCGCGTGAAGGAAGGCGATCCAAACGTATCTGTGATTATTGAAACACTGACGAACCACGGTCAAAACTACGCAATGGCACAAACCTTTGTTCCTGACATCAGCAATGGTGATAAGCGTATTCTTGTAGTTGACGGTGAGCCAATGCCTTACTGCCTAGCTCGTATTCCAGCTAAAGGGGAAACTCGCGGCAACCTAGCAGCTGGCGGTACAGGTGAAGCTCGTCCGCTAAGTGAAACAGACTGGGCTATCGCACGAGCAGTCGCTCCTTCACTAAAAGAGAAAGGCTTAATCTTTGTAGGACTTGATGTTATCGGTGACAAGCTAACAGAAATTAACGTGACTAGTCCTACTTGTATCCGTGAAATTGAAGCTGCTTTTGATATTTCGGTAACAGGTAAATTAATGGACGCTATCGAGCGTCGCATTAACGCTAAATAG
- the rsmE gene encoding 16S rRNA (uracil(1498)-N(3))-methyltransferase: MRIPRIHHPERIHQLGSLALGEDAAGHVGRVLRMKEGQEVLLFDGSGAEFPATIAEVSKKNVTVNVSERIERSSESPLDLHLGQVISRGDKMEFTIQKSVELGVNTITPLISERCGVKLDTKRFEKKLAQWQKIAIAACEQCGRNTVPVIRPIMQLEEWCSEPSEALKLNLHPRAKYSINTLPEPINKVRLLIGPEGGLSAEEIGMTEQYKFEETLLGPRVLRTETAALTAITALQVRFGDLG, translated from the coding sequence ATGAGAATCCCTCGTATCCATCACCCAGAACGCATTCATCAGTTAGGTTCACTCGCTTTAGGCGAAGATGCCGCGGGTCATGTTGGTCGTGTCCTTCGCATGAAAGAAGGCCAAGAAGTCCTTCTATTTGACGGCAGTGGCGCTGAATTCCCTGCGACGATAGCTGAAGTATCAAAGAAAAATGTCACCGTTAATGTTTCTGAACGCATCGAGCGCAGCAGCGAATCTCCGTTAGACTTACATTTAGGCCAAGTGATTTCACGTGGCGATAAAATGGAGTTCACGATTCAGAAATCGGTTGAGCTTGGTGTGAACACCATTACCCCTCTAATTTCTGAGCGCTGTGGTGTTAAGCTTGATACAAAACGCTTCGAGAAAAAACTCGCACAGTGGCAAAAGATTGCTATCGCGGCATGTGAACAGTGTGGCCGCAATACGGTTCCTGTCATTCGCCCAATCATGCAACTTGAAGAGTGGTGCAGCGAACCAAGTGAAGCACTAAAGCTAAACCTGCACCCTCGTGCAAAATACTCGATTAACACCCTTCCGGAACCCATCAACAAGGTGCGCCTACTGATTGGTCCTGAAGGTGGACTGTCCGCTGAAGAAATCGGCATGACAGAACAATATAAATTTGAAGAGACACTACTCGGCCCACGTGTACTTCGTACCGAGACAGCTGCTCTAACCGCAATTACTGCCTTACAAGTCCGTTTTGGCGATCTAGGCTAG
- a CDS encoding endonuclease, producing the protein MQKLTFKAFGLPVSFYLSIVFGLLVTQSVFAAPPSSFSKAKREAVKIYLDHPTSFYCGCDITWKDKKKGIPDLDGCGYQVRKQQKRASRIEWEHVVPAWQFGHQRQCWQDGGRKNCTRNDKIFKSMEADLHNLTPAIGEVNGDRSNYNFSQWNGMDGVSYGQCEMQVNFKQRKVMPPDRAKGSIARTYLYMSQEYGFKLSKQQTNLMMAWNKQFPVDKWECTRDERIYAIQGNHNPFVYPACK; encoded by the coding sequence ATGCAAAAACTCACCTTCAAAGCATTTGGCCTACCTGTGTCTTTTTACTTATCAATAGTATTTGGCCTACTGGTAACCCAAAGCGTTTTCGCCGCACCACCGAGCTCATTCTCCAAAGCAAAAAGAGAAGCGGTGAAGATTTATCTCGACCACCCGACTTCATTTTATTGTGGCTGTGACATTACATGGAAGGACAAAAAGAAAGGGATTCCCGACCTTGACGGCTGTGGTTATCAAGTCCGAAAACAACAAAAGCGAGCGAGTCGAATTGAGTGGGAACACGTGGTTCCAGCTTGGCAATTCGGCCACCAGCGTCAGTGCTGGCAAGATGGCGGGCGCAAGAACTGCACTCGCAATGACAAAATATTCAAGTCCATGGAAGCCGATCTCCACAACCTAACGCCAGCCATCGGTGAAGTAAATGGTGACCGTTCGAACTACAACTTCAGCCAGTGGAATGGAATGGATGGCGTGAGCTATGGCCAGTGTGAAATGCAGGTCAACTTCAAACAGCGTAAGGTTATGCCGCCAGACAGAGCAAAAGGCTCTATCGCGCGTACCTACCTTTACATGAGCCAAGAGTATGGCTTCAAGCTATCTAAGCAACAAACCAACCTGATGATGGCGTGGAACAAGCAATTTCCTGTCGACAAGTGGGAGTGTACTCGTGATGAGCGAATCTATGCCATCCAAGGTAATCACAACCCATTTGTTTACCCTGCTTGTAAATAA
- a CDS encoding SprT family zinc-dependent metalloprotease, translating to MSYTPQQHRANKKLAECLAIANQHFSREFPCPTITYKLRGKAAGKAYLQLNEIKLNHVLFAENEDAFINEVLPHELAHLITHQVFGRVRPHGNEWKYVMEKVFNVPAKTTHSFEITSVQGKTFEYRCNCTVYPLSIRRHNKVLRNQSSYRCQQCNQTLAFTGTQLS from the coding sequence TTGTCTTACACCCCGCAACAACATCGAGCAAATAAGAAGTTGGCCGAGTGCCTAGCTATCGCTAATCAACATTTCTCCCGTGAATTCCCATGCCCAACTATCACTTACAAATTAAGAGGAAAGGCAGCGGGAAAGGCCTACCTTCAGCTTAATGAAATTAAGCTCAACCATGTACTCTTCGCCGAAAATGAAGATGCCTTCATTAACGAGGTGCTGCCTCATGAACTGGCACATCTGATCACACATCAAGTATTTGGACGAGTGAGACCTCACGGGAATGAGTGGAAATACGTAATGGAAAAGGTATTCAACGTACCAGCCAAAACAACCCACAGTTTTGAGATCACCTCTGTGCAAGGCAAGACCTTTGAATACCGCTGCAACTGCACGGTTTACCCACTTTCGATTAGACGTCACAACAAGGTATTACGTAACCAATCAAGCTACCGCTGCCAACAATGTAATCAAACCTTGGCCTTTACAGGCACACAACTCAGCTAG
- a CDS encoding DUF2189 domain-containing protein has product MPRTAHPSELNDKKHKVSDKDYARTIPCNQISISAPFHWLSLALHDLVRMPLISAFYGLCFMGAAIAIVQLVQWQGTHLVVMPSLIVYMLIGPFLALGLYDAAWEREKGHNASLLHSMKAITRNSTHQWAFAIVLMVAMIFWMRIAALLHALYPSVQGAPLAEFAPFLITGSVIGFVIASLIFSISAFSIPLMMERRVDVMSAIFTSFNAVKSNIPAMVVWASIICAGILVGFATYGIGMIVTMPLLGYGTWHAYHEIIKKKHHV; this is encoded by the coding sequence ATGCCTCGTACCGCGCACCCATCCGAACTGAACGATAAAAAACACAAGGTCAGCGATAAGGATTACGCTCGCACCATTCCTTGCAACCAAATCAGTATTTCTGCACCCTTTCATTGGTTGTCGCTTGCTCTGCATGACTTAGTAAGAATGCCATTAATCAGCGCATTTTACGGATTGTGCTTTATGGGAGCGGCAATTGCGATTGTTCAACTTGTCCAATGGCAAGGAACACACTTGGTCGTAATGCCAAGCCTTATCGTGTACATGCTGATAGGGCCGTTTCTTGCTCTGGGCTTATATGACGCAGCCTGGGAAAGAGAAAAAGGCCACAACGCCAGCCTACTGCACTCGATGAAAGCCATTACTCGCAACTCCACCCACCAATGGGCCTTTGCGATTGTATTGATGGTTGCGATGATATTCTGGATGCGTATTGCTGCGTTATTGCACGCACTCTACCCTTCAGTGCAAGGTGCACCATTGGCTGAGTTCGCTCCCTTCTTAATTACGGGTTCTGTGATTGGTTTTGTTATCGCAAGCCTCATATTTAGCATCTCAGCATTTTCAATTCCGTTAATGATGGAGAGACGCGTTGATGTGATGAGTGCGATTTTCACTAGCTTTAATGCCGTGAAATCGAACATTCCTGCAATGGTGGTTTGGGCAAGTATTATTTGTGCCGGTATTTTGGTGGGTTTTGCCACCTACGGCATCGGAATGATCGTCACCATGCCGCTACTTGGTTATGGTACATGGCACGCTTATCACGAGATAATTAAGAAAAAACATCACGTGTAA
- the metK gene encoding methionine adenosyltransferase, translating to MAKHLFTSESVSEGHPDKIADQISDAVLDAILEQDPKARVACETYVKTGMVMVGGEVTTSAWVDIEEITRETVREIGYVHSDMGFDADSCAVLNTIGKQSPDINQGVDKEDPKEQGAGDQGIMFGYATNETPILMPAPITYSHLLVKKQAEVRKSGKLDFLRPDAKSQVTFQYDQGKIVGIDAVVLSTQHCDSVTTPDLREAVMEEIIKPVLPAEWINKDTNFFINPTGRFVIGGPMGDCGLTGRKIIVDTYGGAARHGGGAFSGKDPSKVDRSAAYAARYVAKNIVAAGMADRCEIQLSYAIGVADPTSIMVETFGTEKVAHEIIIEAVRQNFDLRPYGLQEMLNLLQPIYKQTAAYGHFGREEFPWEATDKAAILADFAGLK from the coding sequence ATGGCTAAGCACCTATTCACTTCTGAATCTGTTTCAGAAGGCCATCCAGATAAAATTGCAGACCAAATCTCTGATGCTGTTCTTGATGCCATCTTGGAACAAGATCCAAAAGCACGTGTTGCTTGTGAGACTTACGTTAAAACCGGCATGGTTATGGTTGGCGGTGAAGTAACAACGTCTGCATGGGTTGATATCGAAGAAATCACTCGTGAAACAGTGCGTGAAATTGGTTACGTTCATTCTGATATGGGCTTTGACGCTGACTCTTGTGCTGTTCTTAACACCATTGGTAAGCAGTCTCCGGACATCAACCAAGGTGTTGATAAAGAAGATCCTAAAGAGCAAGGCGCAGGCGACCAAGGCATCATGTTTGGTTACGCGACTAACGAAACACCTATCCTAATGCCAGCTCCAATTACTTACTCTCACCTTCTTGTTAAGAAGCAAGCTGAAGTACGTAAGAGCGGTAAGCTTGACTTCCTTCGCCCAGATGCAAAATCTCAAGTTACGTTCCAATACGACCAAGGTAAGATCGTTGGTATCGACGCTGTTGTTCTTTCGACTCAACACTGCGATTCAGTAACAACACCTGACCTACGTGAAGCAGTAATGGAAGAGATCATTAAGCCAGTACTTCCTGCTGAGTGGATCAACAAAGACACTAACTTCTTCATCAACCCAACAGGCCGTTTCGTAATCGGTGGCCCAATGGGTGACTGTGGTCTAACTGGTCGTAAGATCATCGTTGATACCTACGGCGGCGCAGCTCGTCACGGTGGTGGTGCATTCTCTGGTAAAGATCCATCAAAAGTTGACCGTTCTGCAGCTTACGCGGCTCGTTACGTTGCTAAAAACATCGTTGCTGCTGGCATGGCCGACCGTTGCGAGATTCAACTGTCTTACGCTATCGGTGTTGCTGATCCAACATCTATCATGGTTGAAACGTTTGGTACTGAAAAAGTAGCTCACGAAATCATCATTGAAGCAGTTCGTCAAAACTTCGACCTACGTCCATACGGTCTTCAAGAGATGCTGAACCTTCTTCAGCCTATCTACAAGCAGACAGCGGCATACGGCCACTTTGGTCGCGAAGAGTTCCCTTGGGAAGCGACTGACAAAGCAGCAATCCTTGCGGACTTCGCTGGCCTAAAATAA